A section of the Drosophila sechellia strain sech25 chromosome 3L, ASM438219v1, whole genome shotgun sequence genome encodes:
- the LOC6610430 gene encoding uncharacterized protein LOC6610430 isoform X1: protein MADVSLFFGGLPAILLKPDTIYRIGRQKGLEISIADESMELAHATACILRRGVVRLAALVGKIFVNDQEETVVDIGMEDALASKVKLRFGNVEARLEFGEDHDEVHDSSGFGECLKNGLNNTTLDSMDVPETQPPSANTSVNTTSDSLFIPETQAVVCERPSTGERVSLGEDFMIPETQDMLADLPPEPPVFKPPLIPVVDNPDPTMNSDGESSQGSIIRMCTQDYNEDAIDDFDTSQVLCDVLLPLPPPPAPIKGLENQDTKRDQLDTTDMEMSALNWSASNSKCCALSSTKADDILSRVDACITPDLTAPSVDRNICTPDLFNLIMVRDGRRDGSSSPDPFVRPADNTNTATPQFGGVKQLVVATIETPTATPDTNSPSSQEKNQDMIDTQRFPRHKLLESDEEDNEQNNQDFVATQAFNLGRPQAPEGNEANQDFIATQAFNLAPPQKVDSPKPSTANDAPNQDFIETQAFNLGLPQENIASPENNETSNQDLIATQAFPAKINSSRCQDFVATQPFHVVNQHVVSLQDKENIPLKDSAKLAPDLKFLEEEIPCSDIDAVLNEMISGTVTTSPVNPNEESIPFFEPCVIKDKNHYQKICQIEGVFSNVSNKSRGRTDGTGFGRLKRTAKSESPPGTPSRKGRRISEDSEKPGSNFKERLNNLVDKKSEALNKSVIGEHGIDSIPEEITKEDKSDSEEEADSFKNVVNQLQSRRSRIQSRLGTPGSSLERNEVNADMLDKSNEEPPTKNIRARKPKKADTKEPDSSKDIPKPTARTRRQTSDEDDRMPGLGKGRKAKNAASSKADTCKNIERAKGSKRVTRQNSADDAELLEEDSSVQTERGKKAKKVKSSKEETSKDIPKAKPRTRRQTADEDAMTPKAEKERQVQGEEPKDIPKPAARTRRKASAEETVSVTEAVKPKRGGKAKKTETTTAEATVNKPMIRTRRITISEGCSTQTKVKAAGALIKRAVVRISRVSIEQLESSTSAGNNAKVTGPTKSCSATPLNEEPSSSSAAAKGPNVSTAITRTTRTTRAATSGSATPIADQLSTTGKRPKRLASGEEPTSSSDVPTKKPKMSADEVLKNRSGATTTRFSQPDADPLKALNLYVRKAKTTTGKIKVAFTMCNRPALESVLKSLKHVVEITEDPLQCDLLVMDKGERTYKFLTVIASNKPVLSTNWLHSVKKTRSIDIKADHLFSDPTFEETYKFKPSSVLEHPRLLYGMHFMLGQDIVPKATEMKVIIHSAGGKVHAQPPSLAISVDLYVVTTSKDTKSKRRLNNYERVHFIKTEAVMQALVQHNIAMLQEHTLKL from the exons ATGGCAGATGTAAGCCTTTTTTTTGGCGGTTTGCCGGCCATTCTCCTGAAACCGGATACAATTTACCGCATTGGGAGGCAGAAAGGCCTGGAAATAAGCATCGCCGATGAG TCAATGGAGCTGGCCCACGCCACCGCCTGCATACTGCGCCGAGGTGTGGTGCGACTGGCCGCCCTGGTGGGCAAGATCTTTGTGAACGACCAGGAGGAGACCGTGGTGGACATCGGCATGGAGGACGCCTTGGCCAGCAAGGTGAAACTCCGCTTTGGCAATGTGGAGGCCAGGCTGGAGTTTGGAGAAGATCACGATGAG GTCCACGACAGCAGCGGATTCGGGGAATGCCTGAAGAACGGATTAAACAACACGACCTTAGACAGCATGGATGTTCCAGAAACACAGCCTCCATCCGCCAACACATCAGTCAACACAACGTCAGATAGCTTATTCATACCCGAGACCCAGGCGGTGGTCTGCGAAAGGCCTTCGACCGGCGAAAGAGTGTCGCTGGGCGAAGACTTCATGATACCCGAAACGCAGGACATGCTTGCGGATCTTCCACCTGAACCACCAGTGTTTAAACCCCCGCTTATTCCTGTAGTTGATAACCCAGATCCGACGATGAACAGCGATGGGGAATCATCTCAGGGCAGCATTATACGCATGTGCACCCAGGATTATAATGAGGATGCCATTGATGACTTCGATACCTCTCAGGTCCTTTGCGATGTTCTGCTGCCTCTTCCGCCGCCACCAGCACCCATTAAAGGTCTTGAAAATCAGGACACTAAGCGGG ATCAACTGGACACCACCGACATGGAAATGAGTGCCTTGAACTGGTCGGCTAGCAATTCCAAATGCTGTGCCCTGAGTAGCACCAAAGCGGATGATATACTGTCGCGTGTCGATGCCTGCATTACACCCGATTTGACCGCTCCCTCCGTAGATAGAAATATCTGCACACCCGATCTATTTAACCTGATTATGGTAAGGGATGGGAGGCGCGATGGCTCCAGCAGTCCAGATCCGTTCGTTCGTCCTGCGGACAATACAAATACCGCCACACCACAGTTTGGCGGAGTTAAACAGCTGGTTGTGGCGACAATTGAGACCCCCACTGCCACTCCTGACACGAATAGCCCATCTAGTCAGGAAAAGAATCAAGATATGATAGACACTCAACGATTTCCACGACATAAATTGTTGGAAAGTGACGAGGAAGACAATGAGCAAAACAACCAAGACTTCGTGGCTACTCAGGCGTTTAACTTAGGACGTCCGCAGGCACCAGAAGGTAATGAAGCCAATCAAGATTTCATAGCGACACAGGCCTTTAACTTGGCACCGCCACAAAAAGTTGATTCACCTAAACCCTCTACAGCTAATGATGCGCCCAACCAAGATTTTATAGAAACTCAGGCATTTAACTTAGGACTCCCACAAGAAAACATTGCTTCACCAGAAAATAATGAGACTTCCAACCAAGATTTGATAGCCACTCAAGCATTTCCCGCCAAGATCAATAGTTCTCGATGCCAGGACTTTGTAGCCACGCAACCTTTTCATGTGGTCAACCAGCACGTTGTGAGTTTACAAGACAAAGAGAACATTCCACTTAAAGACAGTGCAAAACTTGCACCAG ATTTGAAATTCCTTGAAGAAGAAATTCCTTGCAGTGATATAGATGCTGTGCTCAATGAAATGATTTCAGGGACTGTGACAACGTCGCCTGTAAATCCCAATGAAGAGTCGATACCATTTTTTGAGCCGTGCGTGATCAAGGATAAGAATCACTATCAGAAG ATCTGTCAGATTGAAGGCGTTTTTAGTAACGTGAGTAACAAAAGTCGGGGGCGCACTGATGGAACTGGTTTTGGCCGTCTCAAACGAACGGCCAAATCGGAATCTCCTCCAGGAACCC CAAGCCGTAAGGGCAGACGAATATCGGAGGATTCTGAGAAACCAGGAAGTAACTTCAAAGAACGGCTAAACAATTTAGTGGATAAAAAATCGGAAG CCCTTAACAAGTCGGTTATCGGGGAACATGGCATCGATTCCATTCCAGAAGAGATAACAAAGGAAGACAAATCGGACTCAGAAGAGGAAGCCGATTCTTTCAAAAATGTTGTTAATCAATTGCAGTCCCGTAGAAGCCGAATCCAAAGTCGCCTTGGTACTCCAGGAAGCTCTTTAGAAAGGAATGAAGTCAACGCCGACATGCTGGATAAATCTAACGAAGAGCCACCTACAAAAAATATACGTGCTAGAAAGCCCAAGAAGGCGGATACTAAAGAGCCAGACTCATCCAAGGATATTCCCAAGCCTACCGCAAGAACCAGGCGCCAAACCAGCGATGAAGATGATCGAATGCCTGGTCTGGGAAAAGGAAGAAAGGCCAAGAACGCTGCGTCGAGTAAGGCAGACACATGTAAGAATATTGAAAGGGCCAAAGGCTCGAAGAGAGTCACACGACAAAATAGCGCTGATGATGCCGAGTTGCTTGAGGAAGACAGTTCTGTCCAGACAGAAAGAGGAAAAAAGGCTAAGAAGGTCAAGTCAAGTAAAGAGGAAACGTCAAAAGATATTCCCAAGGCAAAACCCAGAACAAGGCGGCAAACTGCCGACGAAGACGCTATGACACCAAAGGCAGAAAAAGAAAGACAGGTTCAGGGGGAAGAACCCAAGGATATTCCCAAGCCAGCGGCCAGAACCAGGCGAAAAGCTAGCGCTGAAGAGACTGTGAGCGTAACAGAAGCTGTCAAACCGAAAAGAGGTGGAAAGGCCAAGAAAACCGAGACTACCACAGCTGAGGCAACTGTCAATAAGCCTATGATTAGAACCAGGCGCATAACAATTTCCGAAGGTTGCAGCACCCAGACTAAAGTAAAAGCAGCGGGTGCATTAATTAAACGTGCGGTTGTCCGCATTTCCAGAGTAAGCATAGAACAACTCGAGTCTTCCACAAGCGCTGGAAATAATGCCAAGGTAACTGGACCTACCAAGTCGTGTTCTGCAACGCCCTTAAATGAAGAGCCATCATCTAGCTCAGCTGCAGCCAAGGGGCCAAATGTATCTACAGCAATTACACGCACAACCAGGACAACTCGTGCTGCCACGTCGGGTTCGGCAACTCCTATTGCCGATCAGTTATCCACCACTGGCAAGCGACCTAAGCGTTTAGCATCTGGCGAAGAGCCCACGTCCAGCTCGGACGTCCCTACCAAGAAGCCTAAAATGTCTGCTGACGAAGTCCTGAAGAACAGATCAGGCGCTA CTACAACGCGATTCAGTCAGCCGGATGCCGATCCCCTTAAAG CACTAAACTTATACGTGAGGAAGGCCAAGACTACTACGGGCAAAATTAAGGTAGCGTTTACCATGTGCAATCGTCCAGCTTTGGAATCTGTCCTCAAGTCACTAAAGC ACGTGGTGGAGATCACCGAAGATCCCTTGCAGTGCGACCTGCTTGTGATGGACAAGGGCGAGCGCACCTACAAGTTCCTAACAGTCATTGCTTCCAACAAACCAGTTCTATCCACCAATTGGCTGCACTCAGTGAAGAAGACCAGGAGCATCGACATAAAGGCAGACCATCTATTCAGCGACCCGACGTTTGAGGAGACCTACAAGTTCAAACCCTCCTCCGTACTGGAACACCCTCGCCTGCTGTATGGCATGCACTTTATGCTCGGACAAGACATAGTGCCAAAGGCGACCGAAATGAAAG TCATCATTCACAGCGCCGGCGGCAAGGTGCACGCCCAACCGCCTTCGCTGGCCATCAGCGTGGATCTGTACGTGGTCACCACCAGCAAGGATACGAAATCTAAGCGACGTCTGAACAACTATGAAAGGGTACACTTCATCAAAACCGAGGCTGTTATGCAGGCGCTTGTTCAACACAACATTGCAATGCTACAGGAGCACACGCTCAAACTTTAA
- the LOC6610431 gene encoding centrobin, translated as MSDTDTDDTDLLLLIPPNFCAENKMSACAAADALAMPPPPPPATTSAAYQFLHPSKKSELNSINARLQNIALDAEEPPSDISTISTNTVRNAGRPSRELLGMVHSTPKSGSVEPLHHRPLDDNILLEIDHYLDDNIAHRWQRHDHHLHHRSDDHLRNERVGQEGHPGTSSLPSMRLASSSSGAVSVEAARVDRNSLNDNKIISLSELWGKSSLTKTVLDNNSPNRPLCSSSLKEEQLRRQHLEKTVHTLQSQLLEYQQRISVAIEVDRSKDAALTEAEQTVQSLNYEVQHLRDAVHRLEADRGESQTRLDALQTELSQAVNLATRFQEKNDKLERELDHCRQDAKQWDERLEHLEMQLNSSKRAEELSHAELNKLRDKFAKVDYQQEKLKARIEELEKDKNTLTNQKEMLQEYHQKQKARADSLESQRKSLQETLANLTETESTLKKKLDIQQKSLKQYYQQQMENVVAKKMQEFQDQLDKNEEHLKNEARERERLIAERAVKQLEMINEKNNQELNLIQEKHNEEVELYRLQLANASKKIDEMDLKLSCYKTKRADIAEKLHGVMEAQWQQALAILTTPSQNSIMQASDSEASESPELNNARMYPETPKTSKSQRSNSTEKNNLDVVGKRDPPSPMDKLQAYIELLLSKSPSDFDRLDEILAMTAKQGSKQSKPKSGSGNSKPPPWKC; from the exons ATGAGTGATACCGATACGGACGACACTGATCTGCTGCTCCTGATACCACCGAACTTCTGCGCGGAGAACAAAATGAGCGCATGCGCGGCGGCAGATGCGCTGGCCATGCCCCCGCCCCCTCCCCCGGCGACCACAAGTGCAGCGTACCAGTTCCTGCATCCCAGCAAGAAATCGGAGCTGAATAGCATCAATGCCCGGCTGCAGAACATCGCACTGGATGCGGAAGAGCCTCCCTCGGACATTTCCACCATATCCACGAATACTGTGAGGAACGCTGGGCGGCCAAGTAGGGAGCTCCTCGGCATGGTGCACTCCACGCCGAAGAGTGGGTCCGTTGAGCCCCTCCACCATCGTCCACTGGACGACAACATTCTGCTCGAAATCGACCACTACCTAGACGACAATATTGCGCATCGCTGGCAGAGGCACGATCACCACCTGCATCACCGCAGCGACGATCATCTGAGGAACGAGCGGGTGGGGCAGGAGGGTCATCCGGGAACCTCCTCTCTGCCCAGCATGAGGCTGGCCTCGTCATCCTCCGGCGCCGTTTCTGTCGAAGCAGCCAGGGTCGATCGAAACAGCCTGAATGATAACAAGATCATAAGTCTAAGCGAGCTCTGGGGCAAGAGCAGCTTGACCAAAACTGTACTCGACAACAACTCGCCCAACCGACCACTGTGCAGCTCTTCCCTAAAAGAGGAACAACTCAGACGGCAGCATCTGGAGAAAACGGTGCACACACTGCAGTCGCAACTTTTGGAGTACCAGCAGCGTATCTCAGTGGCCATCGAGGTGGATCGTTCGAAGGATGCTGCTCTCACCGAGGCTGAGCAAACAGTTCAAAGTCTCAACTACGAGGTTCAGCACCTGCGGGACGCTGTCCACCGGCTGGAAGCGGACAGGGGCGAGTCTCAGACCCGGTTAGATGCGCTGCAGACCGAGTTGTCGCAGGCGGTCAACTTGGCCACCAGGTTCCAGGAAAAGAATGATAAACTCGAAAGGGAGTTGGACCATTGCAGGCAAGACGCCAAGCAATGGGACGAAAGACTGGAGCACCTGGAAATGCAactcaacagcagcaaaagagCGGAGGAGCTGTCACATGCCGAGCTTAATAAGCTAAGGGATAAGTTTGCCAAGGTGGACTACCAACAAGAAAAg CTAAAAGCGCGGATAGAGGAACTGGAGAAGGACAAGAACACGCTGACCAATCAAAAGGAAATGCTCCAGGAATATCATCAGAAGCAGAAAGCAAGAGCGGATTCCTTGGAGAGCCAGCGTAAATCCCTACAAGAAACTCTGGCGAACCTAACGGAAACTGAg TCCACTCTTAAAAAGAAGTTAGATATACAGCAGAAATCCCTAAAGCAATACTACCAacagcaaatggaaaatgtcgTGGCGAAGAAAATGCAGGAGTTCCAGGACCAGCTGGACAAGAATGAGGAGCATTTAAAGAACGAAGCTCGGGAGCGTGAACGACTAATAGCCGAGCGGGCAGTGAAGCAGCTTGAAATGATCAACGAGAAAAACAACCAGGAACTGAATCTCATCCAGGAAAAGCACAACGAGGAGGTGGAGCTGTACCGCCTTCAACTGGCGAATGCCTCGAAAAAGATCGATGAAATGGATCTCAAGCTCAGCTGTTACAAAACTAAGCG TGCTGATATTGCGGAGAAGCTCCATGGGGTAATGGAGGCCCAGTGGCAGCAGGCCCTTGCTATCCTCACCACTCCTAGTCAGAACTCCATCATGCAAGCCAGTGACAGTGAAGCCAGTGAATCTCCGGAGCTAAATAATGCACGCATGTATCCGGAAACGCCCAAAACGAGCAAATCGCAGCGCAGCAACAGCACTGAGAAGAATAACCTGGATGTGGTGGGCAAAAGGGATCCCCCCTCGCCGATGGACAAGCTGCAAGCCTACATTGAACTGCTGCTCAGCAAGTCGCCCAGTGATTTCGACAGGCTCGACGAGATCTTGGCCATGACGGCCAAACAGGGCAGCAAGCAAAGCAAACCAAAGAGCGGAAGTGGCAACAGTAAGCCTCCACCTTGGAAGTGCTGA
- the LOC6610430 gene encoding uncharacterized protein LOC6610430 isoform X2 — translation MADVSLFFGGLPAILLKPDTIYRIGRQKGLEISIADESMELAHATACILRRGVVRLAALVGKIFVNDQEETVVDIGMEDALASKVKLRFGNVEARLEFGEDHDEVHDSSGFGECLKNGLNNTTLDSMDVPETQPPSANTSVNTTSDSLFIPETQAVVCERPSTGERVSLGEDFMIPETQDMLADLPPEPPVFKPPLIPVVDNPDPTMNSDGESSQGSIIRMCTQDYNEDAIDDFDTSQVLCDVLLPLPPPPAPIKGLENQDTKRDQLDTTDMEMSALNWSASNSKCCALSSTKADDILSRVDACITPDLTAPSVDRNICTPDLFNLIMVRDGRRDGSSSPDPFVRPADNTNTATPQFGGVKQLVVATIETPTATPDTNSPSSQEKNQDMIDTQRFPRHKLLESDEEDNEQNNQDFVATQAFNLGRPQAPEVDSPKPSTANDAPNQDFIETQAFNLGLPQENIASPENNETSNQDLIATQAFPAKINSSRCQDFVATQPFHVVNQHVVSLQDKENIPLKDSAKLAPDLKFLEEEIPCSDIDAVLNEMISGTVTTSPVNPNEESIPFFEPCVIKDKNHYQKICQIEGVFSNVSNKSRGRTDGTGFGRLKRTAKSESPPGTPSRKGRRISEDSEKPGSNFKERLNNLVDKKSEALNKSVIGEHGIDSIPEEITKEDKSDSEEEADSFKNVVNQLQSRRSRIQSRLGTPGSSLERNEVNADMLDKSNEEPPTKNIRARKPKKADTKEPDSSKDIPKPTARTRRQTSDEDDRMPGLGKGRKAKNAASSKADTCKNIERAKGSKRVTRQNSADDAELLEEDSSVQTERGKKAKKVKSSKEETSKDIPKAKPRTRRQTADEDAMTPKAEKERQVQGEEPKDIPKPAARTRRKASAEETVSVTEAVKPKRGGKAKKTETTTAEATVNKPMIRTRRITISEGCSTQTKVKAAGALIKRAVVRISRVSIEQLESSTSAGNNAKVTGPTKSCSATPLNEEPSSSSAAAKGPNVSTAITRTTRTTRAATSGSATPIADQLSTTGKRPKRLASGEEPTSSSDVPTKKPKMSADEVLKNRSGATTTRFSQPDADPLKALNLYVRKAKTTTGKIKVAFTMCNRPALESVLKSLKHVVEITEDPLQCDLLVMDKGERTYKFLTVIASNKPVLSTNWLHSVKKTRSIDIKADHLFSDPTFEETYKFKPSSVLEHPRLLYGMHFMLGQDIVPKATEMKVIIHSAGGKVHAQPPSLAISVDLYVVTTSKDTKSKRRLNNYERVHFIKTEAVMQALVQHNIAMLQEHTLKL, via the exons ATGGCAGATGTAAGCCTTTTTTTTGGCGGTTTGCCGGCCATTCTCCTGAAACCGGATACAATTTACCGCATTGGGAGGCAGAAAGGCCTGGAAATAAGCATCGCCGATGAG TCAATGGAGCTGGCCCACGCCACCGCCTGCATACTGCGCCGAGGTGTGGTGCGACTGGCCGCCCTGGTGGGCAAGATCTTTGTGAACGACCAGGAGGAGACCGTGGTGGACATCGGCATGGAGGACGCCTTGGCCAGCAAGGTGAAACTCCGCTTTGGCAATGTGGAGGCCAGGCTGGAGTTTGGAGAAGATCACGATGAG GTCCACGACAGCAGCGGATTCGGGGAATGCCTGAAGAACGGATTAAACAACACGACCTTAGACAGCATGGATGTTCCAGAAACACAGCCTCCATCCGCCAACACATCAGTCAACACAACGTCAGATAGCTTATTCATACCCGAGACCCAGGCGGTGGTCTGCGAAAGGCCTTCGACCGGCGAAAGAGTGTCGCTGGGCGAAGACTTCATGATACCCGAAACGCAGGACATGCTTGCGGATCTTCCACCTGAACCACCAGTGTTTAAACCCCCGCTTATTCCTGTAGTTGATAACCCAGATCCGACGATGAACAGCGATGGGGAATCATCTCAGGGCAGCATTATACGCATGTGCACCCAGGATTATAATGAGGATGCCATTGATGACTTCGATACCTCTCAGGTCCTTTGCGATGTTCTGCTGCCTCTTCCGCCGCCACCAGCACCCATTAAAGGTCTTGAAAATCAGGACACTAAGCGGG ATCAACTGGACACCACCGACATGGAAATGAGTGCCTTGAACTGGTCGGCTAGCAATTCCAAATGCTGTGCCCTGAGTAGCACCAAAGCGGATGATATACTGTCGCGTGTCGATGCCTGCATTACACCCGATTTGACCGCTCCCTCCGTAGATAGAAATATCTGCACACCCGATCTATTTAACCTGATTATGGTAAGGGATGGGAGGCGCGATGGCTCCAGCAGTCCAGATCCGTTCGTTCGTCCTGCGGACAATACAAATACCGCCACACCACAGTTTGGCGGAGTTAAACAGCTGGTTGTGGCGACAATTGAGACCCCCACTGCCACTCCTGACACGAATAGCCCATCTAGTCAGGAAAAGAATCAAGATATGATAGACACTCAACGATTTCCACGACATAAATTGTTGGAAAGTGACGAGGAAGACAATGAGCAAAACAACCAAGACTTCGTGGCTACTCAGGCGTTTAACTTAGGACGTCCGCAGGCACCAGAAG TTGATTCACCTAAACCCTCTACAGCTAATGATGCGCCCAACCAAGATTTTATAGAAACTCAGGCATTTAACTTAGGACTCCCACAAGAAAACATTGCTTCACCAGAAAATAATGAGACTTCCAACCAAGATTTGATAGCCACTCAAGCATTTCCCGCCAAGATCAATAGTTCTCGATGCCAGGACTTTGTAGCCACGCAACCTTTTCATGTGGTCAACCAGCACGTTGTGAGTTTACAAGACAAAGAGAACATTCCACTTAAAGACAGTGCAAAACTTGCACCAG ATTTGAAATTCCTTGAAGAAGAAATTCCTTGCAGTGATATAGATGCTGTGCTCAATGAAATGATTTCAGGGACTGTGACAACGTCGCCTGTAAATCCCAATGAAGAGTCGATACCATTTTTTGAGCCGTGCGTGATCAAGGATAAGAATCACTATCAGAAG ATCTGTCAGATTGAAGGCGTTTTTAGTAACGTGAGTAACAAAAGTCGGGGGCGCACTGATGGAACTGGTTTTGGCCGTCTCAAACGAACGGCCAAATCGGAATCTCCTCCAGGAACCC CAAGCCGTAAGGGCAGACGAATATCGGAGGATTCTGAGAAACCAGGAAGTAACTTCAAAGAACGGCTAAACAATTTAGTGGATAAAAAATCGGAAG CCCTTAACAAGTCGGTTATCGGGGAACATGGCATCGATTCCATTCCAGAAGAGATAACAAAGGAAGACAAATCGGACTCAGAAGAGGAAGCCGATTCTTTCAAAAATGTTGTTAATCAATTGCAGTCCCGTAGAAGCCGAATCCAAAGTCGCCTTGGTACTCCAGGAAGCTCTTTAGAAAGGAATGAAGTCAACGCCGACATGCTGGATAAATCTAACGAAGAGCCACCTACAAAAAATATACGTGCTAGAAAGCCCAAGAAGGCGGATACTAAAGAGCCAGACTCATCCAAGGATATTCCCAAGCCTACCGCAAGAACCAGGCGCCAAACCAGCGATGAAGATGATCGAATGCCTGGTCTGGGAAAAGGAAGAAAGGCCAAGAACGCTGCGTCGAGTAAGGCAGACACATGTAAGAATATTGAAAGGGCCAAAGGCTCGAAGAGAGTCACACGACAAAATAGCGCTGATGATGCCGAGTTGCTTGAGGAAGACAGTTCTGTCCAGACAGAAAGAGGAAAAAAGGCTAAGAAGGTCAAGTCAAGTAAAGAGGAAACGTCAAAAGATATTCCCAAGGCAAAACCCAGAACAAGGCGGCAAACTGCCGACGAAGACGCTATGACACCAAAGGCAGAAAAAGAAAGACAGGTTCAGGGGGAAGAACCCAAGGATATTCCCAAGCCAGCGGCCAGAACCAGGCGAAAAGCTAGCGCTGAAGAGACTGTGAGCGTAACAGAAGCTGTCAAACCGAAAAGAGGTGGAAAGGCCAAGAAAACCGAGACTACCACAGCTGAGGCAACTGTCAATAAGCCTATGATTAGAACCAGGCGCATAACAATTTCCGAAGGTTGCAGCACCCAGACTAAAGTAAAAGCAGCGGGTGCATTAATTAAACGTGCGGTTGTCCGCATTTCCAGAGTAAGCATAGAACAACTCGAGTCTTCCACAAGCGCTGGAAATAATGCCAAGGTAACTGGACCTACCAAGTCGTGTTCTGCAACGCCCTTAAATGAAGAGCCATCATCTAGCTCAGCTGCAGCCAAGGGGCCAAATGTATCTACAGCAATTACACGCACAACCAGGACAACTCGTGCTGCCACGTCGGGTTCGGCAACTCCTATTGCCGATCAGTTATCCACCACTGGCAAGCGACCTAAGCGTTTAGCATCTGGCGAAGAGCCCACGTCCAGCTCGGACGTCCCTACCAAGAAGCCTAAAATGTCTGCTGACGAAGTCCTGAAGAACAGATCAGGCGCTA CTACAACGCGATTCAGTCAGCCGGATGCCGATCCCCTTAAAG CACTAAACTTATACGTGAGGAAGGCCAAGACTACTACGGGCAAAATTAAGGTAGCGTTTACCATGTGCAATCGTCCAGCTTTGGAATCTGTCCTCAAGTCACTAAAGC ACGTGGTGGAGATCACCGAAGATCCCTTGCAGTGCGACCTGCTTGTGATGGACAAGGGCGAGCGCACCTACAAGTTCCTAACAGTCATTGCTTCCAACAAACCAGTTCTATCCACCAATTGGCTGCACTCAGTGAAGAAGACCAGGAGCATCGACATAAAGGCAGACCATCTATTCAGCGACCCGACGTTTGAGGAGACCTACAAGTTCAAACCCTCCTCCGTACTGGAACACCCTCGCCTGCTGTATGGCATGCACTTTATGCTCGGACAAGACATAGTGCCAAAGGCGACCGAAATGAAAG TCATCATTCACAGCGCCGGCGGCAAGGTGCACGCCCAACCGCCTTCGCTGGCCATCAGCGTGGATCTGTACGTGGTCACCACCAGCAAGGATACGAAATCTAAGCGACGTCTGAACAACTATGAAAGGGTACACTTCATCAAAACCGAGGCTGTTATGCAGGCGCTTGTTCAACACAACATTGCAATGCTACAGGAGCACACGCTCAAACTTTAA